The Stratiformator vulcanicus genome has a segment encoding these proteins:
- a CDS encoding DUF4112 domain-containing protein: protein MGIVKEALTGPPPAARIMKRRQKMPTDLEIDAAIARLERLANSTDELFRVPGTNIKFGLDSIVGLVPGLGDVATALVSVLFITEGARLGIRRSVLMRMVVNIITDSTVGAVPLAGDVFDVAFKSNTKNLALLKREIEKQRAKTDRIDGTAENG, encoded by the coding sequence GTGGGAATCGTCAAAGAGGCACTGACCGGGCCACCTCCGGCCGCTCGCATCATGAAACGTCGGCAGAAAATGCCGACCGATCTTGAGATCGACGCGGCGATTGCCCGGTTGGAACGTCTTGCCAACTCGACCGATGAATTGTTCCGAGTCCCGGGCACGAATATCAAGTTCGGCCTCGATTCGATCGTCGGACTTGTCCCCGGATTGGGGGACGTGGCGACCGCCTTGGTTTCGGTCCTGTTCATCACTGAGGGGGCCCGTCTCGGTATTCGGCGGAGCGTTCTGATGAGGATGGTTGTGAACATTATCACCGACTCAACGGTCGGAGCGGTTCCGTTGGCCGGCGATGTGTTTGATGTCGCGTTCAAGTCAAACACGAAAAACCTCGCCCTGCTCAAGCGGGAAATCGAGAAGCAACGAGCCAAGACGGATCGAATAGACGGCACGGCAGAAAATGGTTGA